In the genome of Neoarius graeffei isolate fNeoGra1 chromosome 27, fNeoGra1.pri, whole genome shotgun sequence, one region contains:
- the paqr5b gene encoding membrane progestin receptor gamma-B: protein MFSLIKLPLVFNVHQIPKAFQEDCIISGYRHPRSSATDCVLSLFQLTNETLNVWTHFLPTWYFLYKLLAVVFMQDVWTDTYTWPLLVFLLSCCMYPLASSCAHTFSAMSTRSRHILYFFDYGALSLYSLGSAIAYSAYVLPDAWLNSVFHRCYVPVAVLNTVISVTMACYSRLGFTPYTNPDAVNRFAEIKRPGLAKVLRILAFSYPYLFDNIPLFYRIFLCVGEGCTADEVNTLHVYHTLLAFLTGFLFATHLPERLAPGRFDLIGHSHQLFHVCGIIGTHFQMQAIQMDMALRRPWLHVHAPAITFTGTLGATMLSILIILGIIYFFSYSLFHSPVRGKATGKGSSAAKEN, encoded by the exons GCCTTCCAGGAGGACTGTATTATCTCTGGGTATCGTCACCCTCGCAGCTCTGCTACTGATTGCGTTCTCAGCCTGTTCCAGCTCACCAACGAGACTCTCAATGTCTGGACACACTTCTTACCCACCTG GTATTTTCTGTACAAGCTGTTGGCGGTGGTCTTTATGCAGGATGTGTGGACCGACACGTACACATGGCCACTGCTGGTCTTCCTGTTGTCCTGCTGCATGTACCCACTGGCATCCAGCTGTGCTCACACATTCAGTGCCATGTCCACACGTTCCCGTCACATCCTCTACTTCTTTGACTATGGAGCGCTCAGTCTATACAGCTTGG GTTCAGCTATTGCCTACTCTGCATACGTTTTACCAGATGCATGGCTGAACAGTGTGTTTCACAGATGTTACGTTCCTGTGGCAGTACTCAACACTGTGATATCTGTTACCATGGCCTGTTACTCCAG GCTTGGCTTCACTCCATACACTAATCCTGACGCTGTGAACAG GTTTGCTGAAATCAAAAGACCTGGCTTGGCCAAAGTGCTGCGCATTTTAGCTTTCTCCTACCCCTACCTGTTTGACAACATTCCTCTCTTCTATAGG ATCTTCCTGTGTGTGGGAGAAGGCTGTACTGCAGATGAAGTCAACACACTCCACGTTTATCACACACTCCTGGCTTTCCTCACAGGCTTTCTGTTTGCCACACATCTGCCTGAGAGGCTGGCACCTGGACGTTTTGACCTGATAG GCCACAGCCACCAGCTGTTCCATGTGTGTGGGATCATTGGCACACACTTCCAAATGCAGGCCATACAGATGGACATGGCTTTGAGACGGCCATGGCTGCATGTTCATGCTCCTGCCATTACCTTCACAGGGACTCTGGGAGCCACCATGCTTTCCATTCTCATTATCCTGGGCATCATCTACTTCTTCAGTTATTCTCTCTTTCACAGCCCTGTTCGGGGAAAAGCAACTGGAAAAGGGTCCAGTGCagcaaaggagaactga